The following coding sequences lie in one Aspergillus luchuensis IFO 4308 DNA, chromosome 8, nearly complete sequence genomic window:
- a CDS encoding uncharacterized protein (antiSMASH:Cluster_8.1), whose amino-acid sequence MFRTSEGTVAEGVRKAAEVLRPAQFCLGDENADRIDGATYGGGIMALGKPDTVTFANLQLFSFGPNIAQAKVAENSISEERNKPGATTKKKGTENLDSADRGLTADLVFHRVAFEHFGSMMPTFVHSNLTIASGSFVASAAASRGGKSTINLSLEPFDEPISGTILLG is encoded by the exons ATGTTCCGCACTTCTGAAGGGACAGTAGCAGAAGGAGTTCGTAAGGC CGCTGAAGTCCTCCGTCCCGCGCAGTTTTGCTTAGGAGATGAAAACGCCGATCGCATCGATGGCGCTACGTACGGGGGTGGAATCATGGCGTTGGGAAAACCCGACACCGTCACCTTCGCAAA TCTTCAGCTCTTCAGCTTCGGCCCAAACATCGCTCAGGCCAAGGTTGCGGAAAACTCGATATCCGAAGAGAGGAATAAACCAGGTGcgacgacaaagaagaaaggaactGAAAATTTAGACTCTGCCGATCGCGGCTTGACGGCAGATCTGGTGTTTCACCGCGTTGCCTTCGAGCATTTCGGCTCCATGATGCCCACCTTTGTCCACTCGAACCTGACAATTGCTAGTGGGTCGTTTGTAGCCTCTGCGGCTGCTTCCCGCGGCGGCAAGTCCACAATTAATTTATCGCTGGAACCATTCGACGAGCCAATCTCGGGGACCATCCTCTTAGGGTGA
- a CDS encoding uncharacterized protein (COG:S;~EggNog:ENOG410PID4;~TransMembrane:7 (o6-29i41-63o83-106i118-139o165-188i200-222o228-251i);~antiSMASH:Cluster_8.1), protein MARPDVGQVVAWYICTVAACIFLVFRLIIRWRLLKKLYLDDFFVVAAALCLIGDLGIQHYMFTQGMSEIAKTTTAEKINMQKLIIPGSTLYVTSLWLIKASMVLFYKRLADRTKYQTIYNITLGVLAAAWLVLFFDIVFKCYPPDRQWKSFENPDLTCSEKQSTINYWLTILFNIFSDVFIICLPISQVARLKMPRKQKLGVISVFLLGVIVVITSIIRAIYSHLGEQMITCTVSMIETAIAIIASCLPVLRTLVFGSHSRTGTYSGRRGYELSNSGAAGLASKQHTTVSVSRGGPDELSRHDSEDELVKENMSAEDPTAGISVTREYFVHEGAMERQSMR, encoded by the exons ATGGCTCGTCCGGACGTTGGCCAAGTG GTGGCATGGTATATTTGCACGGTCGCTGcatgcatcttcctcgtgTTTCGGCTGATCATCCGGTGGCGACTCCTCAAAAAGCTCTATctcgatgacttcttcgtTGTTGCCGCCGCGTTGTGTCTGATCGGTGACTTGGGCATTCAGCACTACATGTTCACCCAGG GCATGTCAGAGATAGCCAAGACAACCACGGCCGAAAAGATCAACATGCAGAAA TTGATCATTCCCGGGTCCACCTTGTATGTCACCTCGCTCTGGCTTATCAAGGCCAGTATGGTGCTATTCTACAAGCGCCTGGCCGATCGCACCAAGTATCAGACCATCTACAACATCACCTTAGGTGTCCTGGCCGCTGCTTGGCTGGTGCTGTTCTTCGACATCGTCTTCAAATGCTATCCTCCAGATCGCCAATGGAAGAGCTTTGAGAATCCGGATT TGACGTGTTCCGAGAAGCAGTCGACGATTAACTACTGGTTGACAATCCTAT TCAACATCTTCAGTGATGTCTTCA TCATCTGTCTTCCTATCTCTCAGGTGGCCCGTCTCAAGATGCCGAGAAAGCAGAAGCTCGGTGTAATATCCGTATTTCTGCTGGGTGTCATCGTTGTCATCACTAGCA TTATCCGCGCTATCTATTCTCACTTGGGCGAGCAGATGATTACATGCACGGTCTCCATGATTGAAACGGCCATTGCTATCATCGCGTCGTGCTTGCCTGTCCTACGAACGTTGGTCTTTGGTTCCCACTCGCGCACCGGCACGTACAGCGGCCGTCGAGGATACGAGCTGTCCAACTCCGGGGCTGCGGGATTGGCCAGTAAACAGCATACCACTGTGTCGGTATCACGCGGGGGGCCGGATGAGCTGTCGCGGCATGACTCGGAAGACGAGCTGGTTAAGGAGAATATGTCGGCCGAAGATCCCACCGCGGGCATCTCAGTGACACGGGAGTATTTCGTACATGAGGGCGCTATGGAACGGCAGAGCATGCGATAG